CTTTTTCCGGGGTTTTGCTTTTTTTACGCTGAAGGAGCAGGTCGGACGACGGTTTGCTTATCTATTCAGTGCCGGGGCCTTTGCCGTGTACCATATTGCGATGATGTCCAGCTGGTTCTCGGTAGGGCTATTCCTCTTATTAATCGCCGGTCTGGTTGTCGCGGGCCTACTGTTTAACTGGTTGAATGAGCGTAGCGGCAATATTTACGCATCTTGGATGGTCCATATGTTTGCCAATCTTGCCATTAACACCATCGGATTTATGCTGTTTGGGATCATCTGATGAAGGATTAAATTTGTGTGCGGATAAATATATGCCTGCCAAGGCAGGGGGAATTTTAAGGAGGCGTTTTAACTGACAACAGAGATCTTTTTCTCAACTAACCCCATCGGTCAGGTAACGAATGAGCAGCTCCAGACCATGCTGGACAGACACAATCTAGGGAACCTCATTTCAGCTGAGAAAACGTCTAAGGGAGTAGGAAATCAGACGTTGTTCATTAACTCGAGCAAAGGAAGCTATGTATTGAAGGGAAATCCCCTTTATGCAGGGCAGTTCGCTGAAGAGAAATTTTATACGGACTATTTGCACGAATATACATCACTGCCTTTATCGGCTCCGTATCTGCTGGATGAGTCCGGCGATATTTTCGGCTGGAGTTACGCGATCATGCCCCGTCTTCATGGCGTACATATGTATGATCCACAATGTAGAGCAAGTCTTGGCGCAGCGGATCGAATGGATATTGCCTCTTCAGCAGCCAACATTTTAAATGAAATGCACGGCTGGACAGTGAATCAGTATGGCGAGCTCGACCCGCAAACACTAAAGATCCGCCCGTTTGAGGGATCTTATAAAGAGTGGCTCTACAACCGGATTCGGTTTTGGTTACAGGATGCCA
This Paenibacillus sp. JZ16 DNA region includes the following protein-coding sequences:
- a CDS encoding phosphotransferase family protein, whose protein sequence is MGQVTNEQLQTMLDRHNLGNLISAEKTSKGVGNQTLFINSSKGSYVLKGNPLYAGQFAEEKFYTDYLHEYTSLPLSAPYLLDESGDIFGWSYAIMPRLHGVHMYDPQCRASLGAADRMDIASSAANILNEMHGWTVNQYGELDPQTLKIRPFEGSYKEWLYNRIRFWLQDAKQYSQITRADTEWVEEVLRASADEFDKHCSPTFVMGDFKAENMLVAYDTVRQAWRISGIFDFTTGYFGDGAADLPKMVIMYWDFEEQEAARHFVQMYLQGSANKEGFVDRFRVHMLHQRILDWGCAKAIGAVTWDPQLAFSEWAKDYVYAMDYLRSWIA